The DNA region CCGTGCGGGCCAATCAAGGCGGCGCGTGCTAGGAATGCGTGGTCCGCTGTAGCGCAAAATTTCCGGGGCGAAATTGAAGAGCCCCTTTTCCCCACCTACCTTTTAGGCTGGAGAATGAGGTGGGTGGTGCCTTCCCAGTCCGCGTTCAGCCAGGTGGCCTCTCAACTGAATCTATCAGCCCCGTttgcaggcgccgccgggcgctAAAAGAAATGGATATTTCGGGCGTCGCTTccacaacagcagcaggataGACTTGGTAGTTGCGCCTAGATCCTGTCTCAGATGCATCCGTATCTCGcaaaccccccctccctctcggCTGCCGAGCGAGTGCAATGCAAACAATAACTAATGCACGGCACCTCGTCAATGTCAATCGCCCGCGTCAGTGCTTCGCGTACCCGGGGCTGTGGCGGCGGACCCTGCACCCAGCCATCCGCTgccccgtcgacgtcttcgtGCGGCGTCGATGTTTCATGTCGACATGGTCGTCttcgttgttgtcgttgtcgtcgtcgtcgatgctgcaAAAAAAGAGGCTTGTTGTTTGCCACAGGGGCAGATGGCAACAGGCCAATTCCTTGACAGATCCAGACCCTGGCGCGCGTGCCCGCATGGATCCGCCGTGTCGCCAATCGCCCCACTCTCGACGTCGCCTCCAACTCAACTCCCCGCACCTCGAACTCCACGACTCACCATATTGCTCCCCGGGACGGGAGCTGATATCATTTCGGATCATGATCAAGGGCAGATGGAAGCAACTTCCGTAGTCAATTCGATGAGCGTTGACACTGCCTTGACAAATGGCACACATGCTTGAATCCTCTCCTTGCCGTGCTCGTGAGCTCCTCGGTAGAACTGACCTGCTCATGGCTTCGCGGAGCGACGGAACATCACGGGGCCGCTTTGACTTTGCAAGTCTACCCCGCGAGCTAGGATTTGCCATCTCCCCCTTGCTGCCGAACTGCGACATGAAGAACCCGCGTTTGGTCTGCACGTCTTTGCATGCCTCAGTGCGTATATGATTCGACACAAACCCAGGTAGTACTGACtggctcgacgcgctcgctTATGGAATTGGACGCTTCTCTTGCCTAAAGAGGGTCACAATTACTCCTGCTGCTCATGGATTCGTATTCTGTCCACGATATCAGACACCCATGATCCGAGTCTTTCCCTACGGATTCAACTACCCTATTCCTCGCGGATGGCCTACAGCGGAGGACACCAATCCGCTCCCGGTGCCAAGATTGTGGATTGTACGAGATACCAGTACACTGGCTCAAGACGGATTGGAACATTGGCGTGGTGTAATCATAGTCTTGCGTCAATTGGCGGCCCAAGCTACGTATCATCATGGGAGTCTGGGCGTATCGGAGCTTATTTTTGACGTACGCCTGGTTGTGCTATATGGGTTACGCAGGCCCTCATCACAGAACATCATCATGGCACCGGGGCATCTCACACAGCCTCTCACACAGCCGCAAGAGCCAACGACACGGCATAGCGCATTTCGGAGATTCAGCTCGAAGAAGGAACTGCCGTTTGCGTATATTTCGCGCGAAATGGTCGCTCGTCATATATCTTGATGCTGCATATGCACTTCATGGGTTACTACGATACCCTCTAGCGGCGATGTGCTCCCGCCGGCTAGGTCCCGGAGCTCGACCGACGTAAGTGAGCCATCATTGCCGCGAGCTGCGCTCCTCCCCTTCGTAGCGACTTTAGTCGCGCTGCGCCTGTCATCAGGGGACGTCCGAACGAACGGTCGCTCATCTGCCTCTAAttcgccgccactgccgccatTACCGCCTCGACTCGCAAACGCGCGGGCGTGTGACGACGACACGCCGAAGTGACGGTAACCTTCCCAGGTGCGGAGGGCGCCCGAATCGTCATCGTCAAATACCTCATCCCTGCCGAAGCTATTACCTCCGCCGTTAGCGGTGGAATTCGTAGCGGTGGTTTTGCGGTGAGAGCTTTGGCCGTACTGGCTACCGTCCTGCTTCTGACATGACTTCGAGTGGTACGAAGATAGGTGCAGGAACCCAAAGCCGAGTTTGCTAAGGACGGGGCGAAGAAAGGGGAGGCAAGCTTTGAACTTGTTAGCAAGCAAGGTTCGCATCGCGCGCAAGGGACAGCAGAGCCTGGGAACTAATAAGGGCATCGTACCACAGAAGATGGCAATAttgccctcgacgatggaCCAGAGACCAATATCGACAAAGTTCCAAGTAATATCCGGGTTAGTGAGATCCCCGCGTAGAAGGTAGCTCAGCCGGACGACGGATACAATAGTAACACTACGCATGAAGTCAGCGAAGCCGCGAGACGGGAACGCAGTCActgcgaggaggaggaggttaGATCTCACAAAATACCAACGAGGAAGATGCCAGCCAGAGCTAGCTTCTGGCCCCGTGGCAGATGAAGGTGCCATATATAGGGTGTCGGCAGCGCGAGCATCAATATATCGGTAACAATTGTCGGTATAGCGTTTCCGTAAAAGAACTTTCGTGAGTCGACCCCGCACGTATAGTCGGACGGAGGGAGCGGGTTCACGGGATCGAAGCGCTGCCACCAGGCCTGGATGGGCACGCACTGGAAGAGTGTGACGAGAATCTATCACCGTCGTTGGTCAGTATTCCTTCGTCTCCtatgtgcgtgcgtgccgtgCTGCTTTATTAGAGCGAGAGGCAGATGTTAGCCCTACTCACCACGGCGATGCCCCAACATAGTGTGATGATGGCCAGGGCCCAGATGGGCACCTTGATCGACTGCCGGATCTTGAAGGAGCGCCAGTAGAAGGCGAGGATAGACCACTTGACGCATAGCAGGGTGCAAAAGTAGGAGAGCTCAGCAATGAAGAGGCCAATCGCCCAGGATCGCACCGCGTCGGGTGGGTTGACCCAGATGTGCCTCCCGAAGCCACGGCTCACAGCTGTCACGGATATGACGACGTCAGCTTTCTCCCTCtacctccctccctctttCTTTTCGTATCTGCCGCTTCGACCACTAGGTTGAATTGCGTCGACTTACCGTACCCAGCTATGCCGGCGACGTGTGCGCACGCGCAAGGCTGTTCGATTATCCCTGGTCAGTAACCACCCTCGGCGCTTGCGGCGAAGGAAGGGTAGGAAGATATAAACGCACCAGCGATGCAATGATGAGCCAGTCATCTATCCATAGCGGCACGCGCTTGATGCGCCGGCTCACGATGCGCAGGCccacggcgagcatggcgaGCGCCAGAGTCACTGCCGaggtggcgatgatgtccGTCCGCCGGTCCTGGGTGAGGTCGATGCccggaggcgccggcgggagggcggccgaCATGCCTGCGGCTTTCGGGGGTCTCGAGGGGTTCTGGACGTTTGCTCTTCAAGCGCGTGGACCTGGCCGACACTGGCGTTGAGTTCGTGTAGCTGATGTCCGTCTCGAGCCTGCTCGTAGCTCAGAATCACACGGCGGTATCGAGGTCCATGCGAGCCACGGGTTAACGTCCTCGAGTATCTGCCGTGATACTTTCAgaagcagccagccaccatCGCCTGCTTCTCTCTTCGTATCCTCTTCACTCGCGTGGtaccgacgacgagaagggggggggggggcggtcCGGTTTAGTAAGTAGTAccacaggcaggcagctccTCACCTCGTCCACATGCTAACCCGCGCTGCGGCTGTCGGACGAACGCAAGAACGCACCCGACTGCCAGGGTGGTCCCCGTCACTCGAAAGGAATCGTTTACTGATCAGAAGTTGGCCGTTGTAAGGCTGATGGATGGGGCCCCCGGGGCGGGGTCAGGCTCGAGGGTCGGCCGAACTGCCACTGGGAAAGGGAGTGGCCTGCCCTCTTTACCCTTGGCTATCGGAccagggaggggggttggatgacgacggcgaccggATTGGCGGATACCGGATGGGATAGAGGGGGCAGGTGGTCCGTCGATCTGGAGGAAAGGGAATGGGAATGTGCAAGAGCTTCATTGCAAAGCACGAAGTTGAGTCTCGCAAGCCATCTCCCCCAtcagggcggcgagcagtcAGGTCCGTAGTTGGCTCCGACCCGTCCGGCTTGCCTGGAAGCTCCCGATGCAGAAGCTTCTCGCACGCGTCGTAATTGACGGTTTCCCGACGCTGCCTAGCCCGCCACGAGCGTCCTGGCGCAACTAGCACTTCGCAGTACGCACCCGTTACTACGGACGGACGTAGTAATGGCGAGATCCGTGGGGCTCCCCCACATGAAGTGTCTTAGTCGCGGTGACTACGGGGCTTGTGGTTTGCCAGTGTCCCAGGTCGACGGTGTCAAGCAAGACATGGCTGAGCCCGTGGCTTGCGCTTTGTGGGGACACGGACAAGCGCCGCCTCATCCAAAGATGGCTTTCTCGGGACTGTTTGGAAACCTGCTGGGCGGGAGAGCAAAGTTGCGACGTTTCGTTTATGCGTCTTCCATCTTGCCTGTGTTTGCACGTGGCGCGGGCTTCATCTGCTAGAGAATCGAGAAAAATGAACCCTAGGCGAACGCTGATGCTATTTTTGACTTGCCTTCCTACTGACAGGCAGGTTCCCACCTCCCTCTCTTGGGAATGGGTTTGCCTCCGATGAAGACGGCAAGGTGTCAGTGTGGTTCAGCCGTCTGCGTCCCCTGCTAGTTCGATTGAAGATCTCGCGCTTGCGCTTATGTCGAAGGGGCCATTGCGCTTCGTTGGGACAACTGAAAGCCACAATTTTTCTTCCGATCATCCGGCTACCACGTTTGTTTAATAAATTGGGTAGGCAAGGTGCCTCGGCCGAAGTCAATGGATCGCCATGCCAtagggacggcgacgatctTGCAATCTGTCCAGGGGGCTTTGCAAATCGCGTCACCCCCTCATGGTCCCAGACAGGAAGAGCACCTGCAAGTCAGGTGACAGCAGACAAAAGAAGGATTGCTATGGACTCTGCGCGCCCGTTTGGTGGCAACAATCTGCCTGAAAGAGGTTCTGCTGCCGTGCCGCCCCGATAACGCGTGGGTCGAGACTAGCAATTCCCCCACGACCGTCACTCTtggggcgaggaggaagagggctGTCCTCGCTCTGGCACCCGAACAGCCGGGTCAGTCAGTCGTCTGTGTCGCCATTCCCGACTTTGTCCGTGTCGCCCATGTGTCTACGAATACGCCACGCCTAAGAAGCAGGTCCCGCGGCGCAAAACACTTGGACAGGCGTCACTGGTCGATAAGAGTGCTCACCATCGAGGTGACGGCGATGCAGTACCAGTTCCTGGACGGGCACGCAACTCCAGATCGACCTGTGCTGTCAGAAGTCATGAGTTGTCAGGGTGGAACGGGTCGCGACTTGGCTGGCACCTCTTCTTTGATTGAGCCCGGTGAGGGCTTTGAGTACGGATGGGGTCTCTATTGCGTTCAGCTACTCGTCGAGCGGCTTGTCGCTAAGGATCGGTTGTTCCAGTATATCGACCACCATATATTTGGCGCGCTTGGCATGACCGCTTCAACCTACCGACCGGCTCTGGTGCCGCATGTCTGGAAGCGTCGCCTGCAGATGGTAGAGCGGAAGATTGACGCCTCcacgacggacgggcaggcCTGCCTCGTGGCCCGTGACAAGGACACGTATGGCCTGACCTGCAGTGTATCCGATCTCGCCCGTCTCTTTGGCGATCTCATGTCGCCGGATTGCAAGCTGCTCCAGCGCCAAAAACACCGTGATTTATTTTTCACGCCGCAGTTGAAGCCCGGCTACGATGTGAAAGCACATAATCTTGCGGTTCGCTTTTTGTATGACGCTTGGAAGACGTTTGGGTAGTTGACATAGGAGTAGAAGGGATCGGAATGTGCCCTCCGACGCACGCAGTGCAGTGCCAGAAAAATTTGGAGTCATTCAATCCCGGAGCCAATGGAATACGCCGCTGATTGACTTTCGACAGCCGATGAATGTCTAGGAGTACTTTTGAGTTGCATATCCTCCTGGGACAAAGGCCATACTGAGCTGTTTAGCATGGAGGTTCAATCTCCTACCATCCGGCACTCCAATAGCACAGAGGCGCCCAGTGGCAGCGAAGGAGCTAGGTATACTAATTATTGCCCGGAGTCTACCTCGAGGCGATACCACTTGAACAAGGGCTGCCTTCCTCGCAACACTACGCCACCCACCCTCTCGCCCTTAGGATGTGCAGTGCAGTTTCCGTCACGTCCTTCCCTTTGGTGTCGACCGTCATGGCCCAATTGCCCACTGCCTCTTCCAGCACCCGCGCCATCTTCTTACTGCTCTTCAGCATACGGGTTATTTCACTGCCCACCTCCCTTCTTGCCAGCCTCTGGGATGCAACCTCGTCCGGCGCCGTTAAAAGCACGACTCTCGCTTCTACTTTTACCTCTTTCATCTCGGCTTGTCCAGTTTGACCACCGATAGCGCCGTCCGGGAGAGTCTCTGATGCGCTCTTGACGGCCTGCCTAATGCTCTCAAATTCTAGGGCGACAGCCGTGCCGGAGAGTATCAGCCGCGTGATGCCCCTCCGGTGGAAATAGTTGGACCACATGGCGCGGAGATTTGCGAGGAGCATCTCTGCGCCTGGCTCCTCCGGGTGGATGTTGTCGAGGTTGTCGCAGTCGATGTGGGCGTGGCATAGGCCGCGGAGGCGCAGCTGTTCGGCCATTTCGTTGCCCGTTGTAGTCTTACCAGAGCCAGCACGGCCGGATATCAGTATGACCTGGACTTCCATTACGGCATGGGCTGGCAATCAGTAGAAGGACTAATAAGAAGAGAACAAGTCTAAGGCCTGATTTATGTCTATGTGAGCTTTTATAGTATGAGACTGTATTGCGCATCAGATGGTACGAATGAGTCATCCTCTTTGAGTCATCCTCT from Purpureocillium takamizusanense chromosome 3, complete sequence includes:
- a CDS encoding uncharacterized protein (EggNog:ENOG503P1ZC~antiSMASH:Cluster_3.3~TransMembrane:7 (o22-43i55-76o96-122i134-165o188-210i222-242o262-282i)~COG:S), whose translation is MSAALPPAPPGIDLTQDRRTDIIATSAVTLALAMLAVGLRIVSRRIKRVPLWIDDWLIIASLPCACAHVAGIAGYAVSRGFGRHIWVNPPDAVRSWAIGLFIAELSYFCTLLCVKWSILAFYWRSFKIRQSIKVPIWALAIITLCWGIAVILVTLFQCVPIQAWWQRFDPVNPLPPSDYTCGVDSRKFFYGNAIPTIVTDILMLALPTPYIWHLHLPRGQKLALAGIFLVGIFVTIVSVVRLSYLLRGDLTNPDITWNFVDIGLWSIVEGNIAIFCACLPFLRPVLSKLGFGFLHLSSYHSKSCQKQDGSQYGQSSHRKTTATNSTANGGGNSFGRDEVFDDDDSGALRTWEGYRHFGVSSSHARAFASRGGNGGSGGELEADERPFVRTSPDDRRSATKVATKGRSAARGNDGSLTSVELRDLAGGSTSPLEGIVVTHEVHMQHQDI
- a CDS encoding uncharacterized protein (antiSMASH:Cluster_3.3~EggNog:ENOG503P2W1~COG:V), which produces MSCQGGTGRDLAGTSSLIEPGEGFEYGWGLYCVQLLVERLVAKDRLFQYIDHHIFGALGMTASTYRPALVPHVWKRRLQMVERKIDASTTDGQACLVARDKDTYGLTCSVSDLARLFGDLMSPDCKLLQRQKHRDLFFTPQLKPGYDVKAHNLAVRFLYDAWKTFG
- a CDS encoding uncharacterized protein (EggNog:ENOG503PHJD~antiSMASH:Cluster_3.3) translates to MEVQVILISGRAGSGKTTTGNEMAEQLRLRGLCHAHIDCDNLDNIHPEEPGAEMLLANLRAMWSNYFHRRGITRLILSGTAVALEFESIRQAVKSASETLPDGAIGGQTGQAEMKEVKVEARVVLLTAPDEVASQRLARREVGSEITRMLKSSKKMARVLEEAVGNWAMTVDTKGKDVTETALHILRARGWVA